A section of the Paenibacillus odorifer genome encodes:
- a CDS encoding CvfB family protein — translation MSLIAGTTVTLHVEREVSPYGFFLNAGDQDVMLHYTELTEKVKAGDKVEVFIFFDTEDRLAATMKKPFLTLGEMALLEVADIHPRLGCFLEMGLGRQLLLPIRELPELPELRPQVGDYVFAIMEHDKQGRLRAKLAGEQELAPLALPAPESWMGQTVTARVYKPLQMGTFVLVDAGVLGFGIIGMVHSSERSRLLRLGEQFEARVSHIREDGRVNLSMGLRKEVGMDVDSAALLEFLNARPGGAMPYSDATPPDIIKQRFGISKSAFKRALGKLMKEGHITQKENWTYLVAKDNEEGTTEGQEETTD, via the coding sequence ATGAGCCTGATTGCAGGAACTACGGTTACACTTCATGTAGAGCGGGAAGTTTCCCCATACGGATTCTTTTTAAATGCTGGAGACCAAGATGTTATGCTGCATTATACGGAGCTGACAGAGAAGGTAAAAGCCGGTGATAAAGTTGAAGTTTTCATTTTCTTTGATACCGAGGACCGTCTTGCGGCAACGATGAAAAAACCATTTTTGACGCTGGGCGAGATGGCGTTATTGGAAGTGGCTGATATTCATCCGCGTCTGGGCTGCTTTTTGGAGATGGGTCTTGGACGTCAGCTGCTGCTGCCTATCCGTGAGCTTCCAGAGCTTCCAGAGCTGCGTCCGCAGGTTGGAGACTATGTGTTTGCGATCATGGAGCATGATAAACAGGGGCGTCTGCGTGCCAAGCTGGCCGGAGAACAGGAGCTTGCTCCACTAGCTCTGCCTGCACCTGAATCTTGGATGGGACAGACTGTAACAGCCCGAGTGTATAAGCCGCTGCAAATGGGTACTTTTGTACTTGTGGATGCGGGTGTTCTAGGCTTTGGGATTATCGGTATGGTCCATTCATCTGAGCGGAGCCGTCTGCTGCGTCTTGGTGAGCAGTTTGAAGCACGTGTCTCTCATATCCGTGAGGATGGACGTGTTAACCTTTCTATGGGTCTCCGTAAAGAAGTGGGGATGGATGTAGATTCTGCCGCACTTTTGGAGTTCTTAAATGCTCGTCCAGGTGGAGCGATGCCTTATTCGGATGCTACGCCGCCAGATATTATCAAACAACGGTTCGGAATCAGTAAATCCGCCTTCAAGCGTGCACTTGGGAAGCTGATGAAGGAAGGCCATATTACTCAAAAAGAGAATTGGACTTATCTTGTTGCTAAAGATAATGAAGAAGGAACAACCGAAGGGCAAGAAGAAACGACGGATTAA
- a CDS encoding class I SAM-dependent DNA methyltransferase — protein MSSYGKFAYVYDELMADMPYPDWISFAEAAWSKYGKPLTVAELGCGTGSITIPLAGSGYHMTGIDLSSDMLSVAQRKMEEHPQGRRFLREGSVRWIRQNMKEWELPELVDSVISFCDCLNYVLEEDDISAVFASTYAGLKQGGTFLFDVHHPNTLIRYEEEQPFILDEPSVSYIWTCEMDVPRREIEHHLSIFAREDGHSDRYRRFEETHIQRAYDPNWMKEELLKAGFSDVKIYADFEWVEAEDDAERLFYVAIK, from the coding sequence GTGTCTTCCTATGGGAAATTTGCTTATGTATACGATGAGCTTATGGCAGATATGCCGTATCCAGATTGGATATCCTTTGCTGAAGCCGCATGGAGTAAATACGGCAAGCCGTTAACTGTAGCCGAGCTTGGCTGTGGTACAGGGAGTATTACAATTCCTTTGGCGGGTTCAGGATACCATATGACCGGAATCGATTTATCTTCTGACATGCTCTCAGTGGCACAGCGCAAAATGGAGGAGCATCCCCAGGGACGGCGCTTTTTGCGTGAAGGCAGTGTTCGTTGGATTAGACAAAATATGAAGGAATGGGAGCTTCCGGAGCTGGTGGATTCTGTGATTTCCTTTTGTGATTGTCTGAATTATGTGTTGGAAGAGGATGACATCAGCGCTGTTTTTGCCAGTACCTATGCAGGGTTAAAGCAAGGCGGAACCTTTCTGTTCGATGTGCATCATCCAAACACACTAATTCGTTATGAAGAAGAACAGCCCTTTATTCTGGACGAGCCATCTGTGTCTTATATTTGGACTTGTGAGATGGATGTTCCACGCCGCGAAATTGAACATCATCTGTCCATTTTTGCCCGTGAAGACGGACACAGCGATCGCTATCGCCGATTCGAAGAGACCCATATTCAGCGTGCCTACGATCCTAACTGGATGAAGGAAGAGCTGCTTAAGGCTGGGTTTAGTGATGTGAAGATCTATGCCGATTTCGAGTGGGTAGAGGCAGAAGATGATGCTGAACGATTATTTTATGTAGCTATAAAATAA
- a CDS encoding ArsR/SmtB family transcription factor, whose product MIYIKDLMSGLEIFKALSSEIRILILELLATNQALNLNEIAKKLNLSNGAITMHIKKLEESGLIEINTSVGKHGIQKVCYLNKDKLIVDLRSKDVDNLYEVEIQVGHYSNYQAVPTCGLATKDSIIGDFDEPRYFADPQRIESEIIWMAEGFLEYRIPNYLKANQTFREIQFSMEIGSEAPGSNDNYPSDLYFYLNGIEIGFWTSPGDFGDTRGTFNPDWWPPHLNQYGMLKLIRINNEGSFIDGCRISDVTLDDIQLDYKSELTFRIAVTDKPTNKRGLTIYGKHFGNYSQDLLARVLYDVHEVGEGLPRNAVIIAE is encoded by the coding sequence ATGATCTATATTAAAGATTTAATGAGTGGATTAGAAATTTTCAAGGCACTAAGCTCAGAAATCAGAATCCTCATTTTAGAGCTCCTTGCCACCAATCAAGCCTTGAACCTGAATGAAATTGCCAAAAAACTGAACCTCAGCAACGGCGCCATTACCATGCATATTAAAAAGTTAGAAGAAAGCGGTCTCATTGAGATAAACACATCAGTGGGCAAACACGGTATTCAAAAGGTCTGCTATTTAAATAAGGACAAGCTTATTGTTGACCTTCGCAGCAAGGATGTTGATAATCTTTACGAAGTAGAAATTCAAGTAGGTCATTACAGCAACTATCAGGCTGTTCCAACTTGTGGACTGGCTACCAAAGATAGCATCATCGGGGATTTCGACGAGCCGCGTTATTTTGCAGATCCGCAGCGAATTGAATCCGAAATTATTTGGATGGCTGAAGGGTTCCTCGAATATAGAATTCCAAACTACCTTAAAGCCAACCAAACGTTCCGCGAAATTCAGTTCTCGATGGAGATCGGCTCTGAAGCTCCTGGGTCTAACGATAACTATCCGTCCGACCTTTATTTCTATTTAAATGGAATTGAAATCGGATTCTGGACTAGCCCTGGCGATTTCGGAGATACCCGGGGAACGTTTAACCCCGATTGGTGGCCTCCGCACCTAAACCAATACGGCATGCTGAAGCTGATCCGTATCAATAATGAAGGCAGCTTCATTGATGGCTGTCGGATTTCTGATGTGACCCTTGATGATATTCAATTGGATTACAAAAGTGAACTCACATTCCGTATCGCAGTAACCGACAAGCCTACAAACAAACGTGGACTCACGATTTACGGAAAACATTTCGGCAATTATAGCCAGGACCTACTGGCACGTGTGTTGTATGATGTACATGAAGTTGGAGAGGGCCTCCCTCGTAACGCTGTTATAATAGCAGAGTAA
- a CDS encoding arabinan endo-1,5-alpha-L-arabinosidase, whose amino-acid sequence MVKKTTDLVFPSSPGNMPMYDLSVIDIESLWTIHNTHDPGIIKTDEGYYVFSTDIRVGGELRPGVMVRKSQDLIHWEWVHYALPGIPQVAKEWAGATNLWAPDVVKYGDQYRMYYSASSFGSRQSLIGLQTSSSIEGPWTDEGVVIQTRAEDSLNAIDANVLTDADGRMWMVYGSFFGGIHIIELNAETGKPKQEGFGTLIAKRDNTIKDGAVEGPYIVYNEQFKKYYLFVSYDSLFEDYNVRVARADTITGPYVDYNGRDMSDSAHQPRYEVGNKILGGYRFGQDPGWIAPGHNSVLHEDGSYYIVHHARGEIDKHWSYLQVRRILWTEDGWPVVSPERYAGEVEQDIPEQLIAGQWEWIVMDPSVDGQIQSALISLSSDFKLEGANGKGSWSFDGRRVLTLVWNDVVEGKGRIEKVQLLPSWDWEKETQTLVFTGLNENGISIWGKQKNGEENR is encoded by the coding sequence ATGGTAAAAAAAACAACAGATCTTGTCTTTCCAAGTTCCCCGGGGAACATGCCAATGTATGATTTATCAGTGATTGATATCGAGTCTTTATGGACGATTCACAACACACATGATCCAGGCATTATTAAAACAGATGAGGGTTACTATGTTTTTTCTACCGACATAAGAGTTGGAGGAGAATTACGTCCAGGCGTAATGGTTCGGAAATCACAGGATCTTATCCATTGGGAATGGGTTCATTATGCGCTGCCGGGAATTCCCCAAGTTGCGAAGGAATGGGCAGGGGCTACTAATTTATGGGCACCCGATGTGGTGAAATATGGTGATCAGTACCGAATGTATTACTCGGCCTCCTCTTTCGGAAGTAGACAATCGCTAATCGGACTTCAAACTTCATCTTCTATTGAGGGACCTTGGACCGACGAAGGTGTAGTGATTCAGACGCGTGCTGAAGATTCACTGAATGCGATTGATGCAAATGTGCTTACGGATGCAGATGGACGGATGTGGATGGTGTATGGTTCTTTTTTTGGTGGAATTCATATCATTGAGCTGAATGCGGAAACGGGCAAACCGAAGCAAGAAGGTTTTGGTACGCTGATCGCTAAACGGGATAATACCATTAAAGATGGAGCAGTTGAAGGACCGTACATAGTGTATAACGAGCAATTCAAAAAATACTATTTGTTCGTCTCCTATGACTCCCTGTTCGAAGATTATAACGTTCGTGTCGCTCGTGCAGATACTATTACCGGCCCATATGTGGATTATAACGGACGAGATATGAGTGATAGTGCGCATCAACCCCGATATGAGGTCGGCAATAAAATACTGGGTGGCTATCGCTTTGGACAAGATCCAGGTTGGATTGCTCCCGGCCATAACTCAGTTCTTCATGAGGATGGCAGCTATTATATAGTTCATCATGCACGTGGTGAAATCGATAAACATTGGTCCTATTTACAGGTTCGTCGAATTCTGTGGACAGAGGATGGTTGGCCTGTTGTATCTCCAGAACGGTATGCGGGTGAAGTGGAACAGGATATTCCAGAACAGCTAATCGCAGGACAGTGGGAATGGATTGTAATGGACCCCTCAGTGGATGGCCAGATTCAGTCTGCCCTCATAAGTCTATCCTCTGACTTTAAGCTGGAAGGTGCGAATGGAAAAGGAAGCTGGTCTTTTGATGGACGCAGAGTTCTGACCTTGGTATGGAATGATGTTGTCGAGGGTAAAGGCCGGATAGAGAAGGTGCAATTGCTTCCGTCATGGGATTGGGAGAAAGAAACTCAGACCCTTGTATTTACTGGATTAAATGAAAATGGAATTTCCATCTGGGGTAAGCAAAAGAATGGAGAAGAGAATAGATGA
- a CDS encoding alpha-N-arabinofuranosidase, which produces MTTIKLHAGKGINKISKYLYGHFAEHLGRCIYDGIYVGEDSPIPNTKGFRNDILAALKKVNIPVLRWPGGCFADEYHWKDGVGPKETRKRMVNTHWGGVVENNHFGTHEFFELCELLDCEPYICGNVGSGTVQEMSEWVEYMTFEGESPMADWRRENGREEPWKLKYFGVGNENWGCGGNMRPEYYADLYRRYQTYVRNYGENQIYRIAGGANVDDYNWTEVLMREAGRFMDGLSLHSYTIPGSWEEKRYALGFDEAEWFETMQKTLHMDELITKHSAVMDKYDPDKRVGMIIDEWGTWFLSEPGTNPGFLYQQNTLRDALVAGVTLNIFQKHSSRVQMANLAQVVNVLQALILTEGDKMILTPTYHVFEMYKEHQDNELLEVTVESPDYTFGDLTIPQISVSASRDTNGKVYVSLCNLSHNDSASLSIGIEEVTFSKVTGQILTHSVLGAHNTFEAPDTVTPVAFEGASLSGEKLSCELPPASVVVLTLE; this is translated from the coding sequence ATGACTACTATCAAGCTACATGCAGGTAAAGGAATTAATAAGATTAGCAAGTATCTATATGGTCATTTTGCCGAGCATTTGGGCAGATGTATCTATGATGGGATTTATGTGGGGGAAGATTCGCCGATTCCGAACACCAAGGGCTTTCGCAACGACATCCTAGCAGCACTCAAAAAAGTTAATATTCCTGTCCTTCGTTGGCCGGGGGGCTGTTTTGCCGATGAGTATCATTGGAAGGATGGCGTCGGTCCAAAAGAAACCCGTAAGCGGATGGTGAATACGCACTGGGGCGGTGTCGTCGAGAATAATCATTTTGGGACGCATGAATTTTTTGAATTATGTGAGTTGCTGGATTGTGAACCATATATCTGCGGGAATGTTGGCAGTGGCACTGTTCAGGAGATGTCAGAGTGGGTTGAATATATGACCTTTGAAGGCGAATCACCGATGGCGGACTGGCGTCGTGAAAATGGGCGTGAAGAGCCGTGGAAGTTGAAGTATTTTGGTGTAGGTAATGAGAACTGGGGCTGCGGCGGCAATATGCGTCCAGAATATTATGCAGATTTGTACAGACGTTACCAGACATATGTGCGTAATTATGGTGAAAATCAGATCTATAGAATCGCTGGTGGCGCCAACGTTGATGATTATAATTGGACAGAAGTGCTAATGCGCGAAGCTGGACGGTTTATGGATGGTCTCAGTCTTCATTCGTATACGATTCCTGGAAGCTGGGAAGAGAAACGTTACGCTTTAGGTTTTGACGAAGCCGAATGGTTTGAGACTATGCAAAAAACCTTGCATATGGATGAACTGATTACCAAACATTCAGCGGTAATGGATAAATATGATCCGGATAAGCGGGTTGGAATGATTATAGATGAGTGGGGAACCTGGTTCTTAAGTGAACCTGGTACGAATCCAGGGTTCCTGTATCAGCAGAATACACTCAGGGATGCATTGGTAGCAGGGGTAACGCTGAATATTTTCCAAAAGCATAGCAGTCGTGTGCAAATGGCGAATTTGGCTCAAGTGGTCAATGTACTGCAGGCTCTTATCCTGACGGAGGGCGACAAGATGATTCTAACGCCTACCTATCATGTATTTGAAATGTACAAAGAGCATCAGGATAATGAACTGCTTGAAGTAACTGTTGAGAGCCCTGATTATACGTTTGGGGATCTAACAATTCCACAGATTAGCGTTTCTGCTTCTCGCGATACGAATGGCAAAGTATATGTTTCTCTCTGTAACTTGAGCCATAATGACAGCGCATCGCTAAGTATTGGTATTGAAGAGGTTACCTTTAGCAAAGTGACAGGTCAGATCTTAACGCATTCCGTGCTGGGTGCGCACAATACGTTTGAGGCACCGGATACAGTTACTCCAGTAGCTTTTGAGGGTGCATCTTTATCGGGTGAAAAGCTGAGCTGTGAGCTTCCACCTGCTTCTGTAGTAGTCTTGACTCTGGAATAA
- a CDS encoding DUF6171 family protein codes for MSENQEKNRRCKSCDENMRISPEKLERLIEIATRERPLAPEEQYLQRIEHCRDCSGLQFGSTCRYCGCLVEVRTRLQDSTCPYPSAPRWE; via the coding sequence ATGTCAGAGAATCAAGAAAAAAACCGTCGCTGCAAAAGCTGTGATGAGAACATGAGAATAAGCCCAGAAAAACTGGAGCGTTTAATAGAAATAGCCACTAGAGAAAGACCCTTAGCGCCGGAGGAGCAATATTTGCAGCGTATTGAACATTGCCGAGATTGCTCTGGCCTGCAATTTGGTAGCACTTGCCGTTATTGTGGCTGCCTCGTAGAGGTGAGAACAAGATTACAGGACTCTACTTGCCCTTATCCCTCGGCACCTCGCTGGGAGTGA
- a CDS encoding glycoside hydrolase family 27 protein, with amino-acid sequence MKQNLLAATPPMGWNSWDCYGASVNEEEVRGNAEYMATHLKDFGWEYVVVDIQWYEPGANSSQYRNFVPLVMDEYSRLQPAENRFPSAAGGKGFAPLAEYVHGLGLKFGIHIMRGIPRQAAHAASAILGSEQTARDVAHPNSICPWNTDMYGVDASKEGSQAYYDSLFQLYASWGVDYVKVDDIAASRIYGYHKEEVAMIRKAIDRSGREMVLSLSPGPAPVEEDEHLAGHANLWRMTDDYWDHWHLLRGMFERCEKWAPYVQPGHWPDCDMLPLGHLGIRSVDGGGDRFTRFTHDEQVTMMTLWSIFRSPLMFGGELRDNDDWTLSLLTNKEVLHLHRYGKGGRQVALNEEHAIWTSEDEQGNHYVALFNLSDETLTLQVSFEQLNVSIPSTIRDLWQSRDLEVVNEGISQTLPQHGSVLLKFK; translated from the coding sequence ATCAAACAAAATTTGCTAGCTGCTACGCCCCCGATGGGCTGGAATAGTTGGGACTGTTACGGAGCCAGTGTAAATGAAGAAGAAGTAAGAGGCAACGCAGAATATATGGCTACCCATTTGAAGGACTTTGGTTGGGAATATGTAGTTGTGGATATTCAGTGGTATGAGCCTGGAGCGAATTCTTCGCAGTATCGCAACTTTGTACCACTGGTTATGGATGAGTACTCCAGACTTCAACCTGCTGAGAATCGGTTTCCTTCCGCAGCGGGAGGCAAAGGGTTTGCGCCACTCGCTGAATATGTGCATGGATTGGGTTTGAAATTCGGTATACACATTATGCGCGGAATTCCGCGTCAGGCTGCTCATGCGGCCAGTGCCATACTAGGATCTGAGCAAACCGCACGCGATGTGGCTCACCCAAATTCTATTTGTCCATGGAATACGGACATGTATGGAGTTGATGCTTCAAAAGAAGGCAGTCAGGCGTATTATGACTCGCTGTTCCAGTTGTATGCCAGTTGGGGCGTGGATTATGTGAAAGTGGATGATATTGCCGCTTCTCGCATTTATGGATACCACAAAGAAGAAGTTGCTATGATCCGTAAGGCTATTGACCGCAGTGGTCGCGAGATGGTGCTCAGTCTTTCGCCTGGACCTGCTCCAGTGGAAGAGGATGAACACTTAGCCGGACACGCTAACCTTTGGAGAATGACCGATGATTACTGGGATCATTGGCATCTGCTGCGCGGGATGTTTGAGCGCTGTGAGAAATGGGCTCCTTATGTTCAGCCGGGCCATTGGCCGGATTGTGACATGCTGCCGTTAGGTCATCTGGGCATTCGTTCTGTAGATGGCGGGGGAGACCGGTTCACGCGGTTTACTCATGACGAGCAGGTCACCATGATGACACTTTGGAGTATTTTCCGCTCCCCGTTAATGTTTGGAGGAGAACTTCGGGACAATGATGATTGGACATTATCTTTATTGACCAATAAGGAAGTGCTTCATCTGCATCGTTATGGTAAAGGCGGCAGACAGGTAGCGCTAAATGAGGAGCATGCGATCTGGACATCTGAGGATGAACAAGGTAACCATTATGTAGCTTTGTTTAATCTTAGCGATGAAACATTAACGCTTCAGGTATCATTCGAGCAGCTTAATGTTTCAATTCCTAGTACTATACGTGATCTATGGCAGAGCCGCGATTTGGAAGTAGTTAACGAAGGTATTTCTCAAACTCTTCCACAGCATGGTTCTGTATTGTTAAAGTTTAAATAG
- a CDS encoding glycoside hydrolase family 43 protein: protein MNTSVEYKNPLVEQRADPWVYKHTDGYYYFIASVPEYDRIEVRRATTIEGLAAAEPAVAWRKYETGPLSANIWAPELHYIDGKWYIYFAAARTTETKDGLFDHRMFALENESANPLEGTWVEKGQVKTAWESFALDATTFQHKGKLYYVWAQKDLNIEGNSNLYISEMSNPWTLTGPQTMIATPEYDWEIIGYKVNEGAAVLKRNGRIFISFSASATDFNYCMGLLVADEDSDLLDAASWTKLPEPVFQTHEENGQYGPGHNSFTVNENGEDVLIYHCRNYKEITGDPLYDPNRHTRAQVFHWNEDGTPNFGVPVKDAAKQ from the coding sequence ATGAATACGAGTGTAGAATATAAAAATCCATTGGTGGAGCAGCGTGCTGATCCATGGGTATATAAACATACAGATGGTTATTACTACTTTATTGCTTCTGTCCCAGAATACGACCGGATCGAAGTGCGGAGAGCAACAACAATCGAGGGATTGGCTGCTGCAGAACCGGCTGTAGCTTGGCGTAAATATGAGACGGGTCCGCTTAGTGCAAACATTTGGGCACCAGAGCTCCATTATATTGACGGGAAATGGTACATTTATTTCGCAGCGGCGCGTACTACGGAGACGAAGGATGGATTATTCGATCACCGTATGTTTGCTCTTGAGAATGAATCTGCCAATCCTTTAGAAGGAACATGGGTAGAAAAAGGCCAGGTGAAAACCGCTTGGGAATCCTTCGCTTTGGATGCAACCACCTTCCAGCACAAAGGAAAATTGTATTATGTATGGGCACAGAAGGACCTGAATATTGAGGGAAATTCTAATCTGTATATTTCTGAAATGAGTAATCCATGGACGCTAACTGGTCCTCAGACGATGATTGCTACTCCTGAATATGACTGGGAAATTATTGGGTACAAGGTAAACGAAGGAGCTGCAGTGCTTAAACGTAACGGCCGTATCTTTATCAGCTTCTCGGCTAGCGCTACGGATTTCAATTACTGCATGGGACTTTTGGTTGCGGATGAAGACAGCGATCTGCTGGACGCCGCTTCATGGACCAAACTGCCGGAACCGGTATTCCAGACCCACGAAGAGAATGGACAATATGGTCCAGGTCATAACAGTTTTACTGTAAATGAAAATGGGGAAGATGTACTCATCTACCACTGCCGCAATTATAAAGAAATTACTGGCGATCCGCTGTATGATCCGAACCGTCATACTCGTGCTCAAGTCTTCCATTGGAATGAAGATGGTACGCCGAATTTTGGGGTTCCCGTTAAGGATGCTGCTAAACAATAA
- a CDS encoding YhgE/Pip domain-containing protein, whose protein sequence is MGGILRIYRNDWRNLFRVPVAVLLVAALVVLPSVYDWVNVASVWDPYSNTSGIKIAVTSLDEGTKVQEKDFNIGNEVMESLRSNKNLGWTFVDAETAHNGVKRGDYYASIVIPANFSKRMTGILDGTIVKPEIEYTVNEKINAIAPKITDKGATSITTQISENFTETISETVFTVLSQIDKEFQSELPIIRKVEKGLFKLEASLPEIETAGKRVLKIQENWPQIHASAERISTLENKLPEVEKAGEALEKIAEHWPQIASTLDHLGGLQDKLPKIEEAAQLIVQLDNHYGEVEQIMAQASQGLTKAHKIVNAALTALPEAEKIATAGNDFVLELQQFLEKSSAAFEAVPAAIKQNLNLLQQTENSVVKLAEQLKGEDNEPQAVREQLEVLSAQLAAGSSVIEHTLSMLNALNTFSPETVSIAEIAALKGVDSVLNSQKSLVNAMTADLQNKEDADSSAINELFLKSGLGKLAIAKLISGYDSSTIPAIKNTLEQITSAADVTATALQQVPDRLPALGTLLEETVSAIEFGQTSLASLQQDLPAIREAVHTAASGVADQTQGFGAFIRDTLPLLESSLPTAGEKIQQAANFVRQDLPTVEERVHQVSELIRTGLPRADKGVALAADLVRNDLPVLEDSIRKAASTIRQIKEEIDLGEIAQLLGGDIKSKSDFLANPVVLKENKLYPIPNYGSAMTPFYVVLSLWVGGTLLVSLLRTGVDTGGLTYKRYQLYFGRLLTFLTVGILQGLVAVLGNIFILHCYVVNKVWFVLFGVLISIVFVTIVFTLVAVFGNLGKGIAIVFMVLQFSSSGGTFPISTTGRFFQILNPYMPFTYAISLMREAVGGILPEVAIRDVIYLIIFGVLALLLALLLKKPLEPFIHKASEQAEESKLIS, encoded by the coding sequence ATGGGCGGAATACTACGGATTTATAGGAACGATTGGCGTAACTTATTCAGAGTTCCTGTGGCCGTATTGCTGGTTGCCGCTTTGGTGGTATTGCCCTCCGTGTATGATTGGGTGAACGTTGCGTCAGTATGGGATCCTTATAGCAATACTTCTGGCATTAAAATTGCAGTTACCAGCTTAGATGAAGGTACTAAGGTACAGGAGAAGGATTTTAATATCGGGAATGAGGTCATGGAAAGTCTTCGGAGCAATAAAAACCTGGGCTGGACCTTTGTAGATGCAGAGACTGCACATAATGGTGTCAAACGCGGAGACTACTATGCCAGTATTGTTATCCCTGCTAATTTCTCCAAACGAATGACTGGAATTCTTGATGGAACGATTGTGAAACCAGAAATCGAATATACCGTCAATGAGAAAATAAATGCGATTGCTCCTAAAATCACGGATAAGGGCGCCACTTCAATCACCACACAGATCAGTGAGAATTTCACGGAAACGATTAGTGAGACGGTATTTACTGTTTTAAGTCAAATCGATAAGGAATTTCAATCTGAATTGCCCATTATACGCAAGGTAGAAAAAGGATTGTTCAAATTAGAGGCGAGTCTGCCAGAAATTGAAACCGCAGGTAAACGTGTATTGAAAATTCAGGAAAATTGGCCGCAGATTCATGCTTCAGCAGAGCGTATTTCCACATTGGAGAATAAGCTGCCAGAGGTGGAAAAAGCGGGTGAGGCTTTAGAGAAAATTGCTGAGCATTGGCCGCAAATCGCGAGTACCTTAGATCATTTAGGGGGGCTACAGGACAAGCTGCCCAAGATTGAAGAAGCGGCACAGCTAATCGTTCAACTTGATAACCATTATGGTGAAGTTGAACAGATCATGGCTCAGGCCTCGCAAGGTCTTACGAAAGCGCATAAAATCGTTAATGCTGCCTTAACAGCACTGCCTGAGGCAGAAAAGATTGCCACTGCCGGAAATGATTTTGTTCTGGAACTTCAACAATTTTTGGAGAAGAGCAGTGCTGCATTTGAAGCTGTTCCAGCAGCTATCAAACAGAATCTTAATCTCCTACAGCAAACGGAGAACTCAGTGGTCAAGCTTGCTGAACAGTTAAAGGGAGAGGATAACGAGCCGCAAGCTGTACGTGAGCAGCTGGAGGTACTCTCAGCACAGTTGGCTGCAGGAAGCAGCGTGATTGAACACACACTTTCTATGTTAAATGCATTGAACACATTTTCGCCTGAAACAGTGTCTATTGCTGAGATTGCGGCATTGAAAGGTGTGGACAGTGTTTTGAACAGTCAGAAGTCTTTGGTAAATGCTATGACGGCTGACCTTCAGAATAAGGAAGACGCTGATTCCAGTGCAATTAACGAATTGTTCCTAAAGTCAGGTCTTGGGAAGCTGGCGATTGCGAAGCTTATCTCAGGGTATGATTCCTCGACAATCCCTGCCATAAAAAATACACTGGAGCAAATAACTTCGGCGGCAGATGTCACAGCCACCGCATTGCAGCAGGTGCCAGATCGCTTACCCGCGCTGGGTACCCTGCTGGAAGAGACAGTGTCGGCGATTGAGTTTGGGCAGACAAGCTTAGCTAGTCTGCAGCAGGATTTGCCAGCTATACGCGAAGCGGTCCACACAGCAGCCAGTGGGGTTGCCGATCAGACCCAGGGCTTTGGTGCCTTCATCCGAGATACACTTCCGCTATTGGAGAGTAGCTTGCCTACTGCAGGGGAAAAGATACAGCAAGCTGCGAACTTCGTGCGTCAGGATCTGCCTACTGTAGAAGAGCGGGTTCATCAGGTCTCGGAGTTGATTCGTACAGGACTCCCCCGTGCGGATAAAGGAGTGGCGCTTGCCGCAGATTTGGTGAGAAATGATCTTCCAGTACTGGAAGACTCGATTCGAAAAGCCGCTTCCACGATCCGCCAAATTAAAGAGGAGATTGATCTGGGGGAGATTGCACAACTGCTCGGAGGAGATATTAAGAGCAAAAGTGATTTTTTGGCCAATCCGGTAGTGTTAAAAGAGAATAAGTTATATCCCATTCCGAATTATGGCTCGGCAATGACTCCTTTTTATGTGGTACTTTCCTTATGGGTCGGAGGCACACTGCTTGTCTCCCTTCTCCGCACAGGTGTGGATACGGGTGGGCTAACGTACAAAAGATATCAATTGTATTTTGGCCGCCTGCTGACCTTCCTTACGGTGGGAATTCTTCAGGGGCTGGTGGCTGTCCTTGGCAACATTTTTATTCTGCACTGTTATGTGGTGAATAAGGTGTGGTTTGTACTTTTTGGAGTGTTAATCAGCATCGTGTTCGTAACCATTGTATTTACGCTTGTCGCTGTATTTGGCAACCTGGGAAAAGGAATAGCGATCGTGTTCATGGTGCTTCAATTCTCTAGCTCCGGCGGTACATTTCCGATTAGTACGACAGGGCGTTTTTTTCAAATATTAAATCCGTATATGCCGTTTACCTATGCAATTAGTCTGATGCGGGAGGCGGTTGGGGGAATTCTGCCAGAAGTGGCGATTCGTGATGTGATCTATCTGATTATCTTCGGTGTGCTGGCACTCTTGCTGGCATTACTCCTCAAGAAACCACTGGAGCCTTTTATCCATAAGGCTTCTGAACAAGCCGAAGAGTCTAAATTGATTTCTTAA